Proteins found in one Collinsella aerofaciens genomic segment:
- the proB gene encoding glutamate 5-kinase yields MTTSHKTMVVKIGSSTVVGADGKVNRAFIGDLADQAAALRKLGWRLVVVSSGAIACGYPVLGFDRKPVGDLPSLQACASAGQCIISSAYDEEFHARDLLTSLVLLTRHDTARRTSYLHARDALLRLVELGVVPVVNENDTVTVDEIKFGDNDTLAALVSCLVSADLCVTLSDIDGLYTANPHEDPTAEFVPVVHKIDAKIIASAGDSSTSVGTGGMITKIRASRILMTAGIQSVICSGEEPDALVRLARGESVGTLFDPPAERLDIAPRKLWIALGDKAHGSVTVDDGAAKALVSRGSSLLAVGIREVDGQFAEGDVLDVCDPSGMVVARGIAEADSDVLELAAGRRQDQIASNRLLANLAEKPAIHRDNLIVFA; encoded by the coding sequence ATGACGACTTCTCATAAAACGATGGTGGTAAAGATCGGCTCGTCCACGGTGGTGGGTGCCGACGGTAAGGTCAACCGTGCGTTTATCGGTGACCTGGCCGATCAGGCCGCGGCCCTGCGCAAGCTCGGCTGGCGCTTGGTCGTGGTGAGCTCCGGCGCCATTGCCTGTGGCTATCCCGTTCTGGGTTTCGACCGCAAACCGGTCGGTGACCTGCCGAGCCTGCAGGCCTGCGCCTCGGCCGGTCAGTGCATCATCTCGTCGGCCTACGACGAGGAGTTCCATGCGCGTGACCTACTCACCTCGCTCGTGCTGCTCACGCGCCACGACACGGCGCGCCGTACGTCCTACCTGCACGCGCGCGACGCTTTGCTGCGCCTGGTGGAGCTGGGCGTGGTGCCGGTCGTCAACGAAAACGACACCGTCACCGTCGACGAGATCAAGTTCGGCGACAACGATACACTCGCGGCCCTCGTGAGCTGCTTGGTTTCGGCGGACCTGTGCGTGACGCTTTCGGACATCGACGGCCTCTACACCGCCAATCCGCATGAGGATCCGACGGCCGAGTTTGTCCCGGTCGTGCATAAGATCGATGCCAAGATCATTGCCTCGGCGGGTGATTCTTCCACATCGGTGGGTACGGGCGGCATGATCACCAAGATTCGCGCGAGCCGCATTTTGATGACGGCCGGCATTCAGAGCGTGATTTGCTCGGGCGAGGAGCCCGATGCGCTCGTGCGCCTGGCCCGCGGCGAGAGCGTGGGCACGCTGTTCGATCCGCCGGCGGAGCGTCTGGACATCGCGCCCCGCAAGCTGTGGATCGCGCTGGGCGACAAGGCACATGGGTCGGTGACGGTTGATGATGGTGCTGCGAAGGCGCTGGTTAGCCGTGGCTCTTCCTTGCTTGCGGTGGGTATTCGCGAGGTCGATGGCCAGTTTGCCGAGGGCGATGTGCTCGATGTGTGCGATCCGAGCGGTATGGTCGTCGCCCGCGGTATCGCCGAGGCCGATTCGGACGTGCTGGAACTTGCTGCCGGTCGCCGCCAGGACCAGATCGCCAGCAACCGCCTGCTCGCTAACCTGGCCGAGAAGCCGGCGATTCATCGAGATAATCTGATTGTATTTGCTTAA
- a CDS encoding glutamate-5-semialdehyde dehydrogenase has translation MSVDIATYVHDLAVAAKAASASLATASDEQRQEAVRAMAAALRNGVDSIVAANELDMSAARDAGTSAGLLDRLLLTPERVEGMAAGLEKLAELPDPVGRVLDHRVLASGVDLTRVSVPLGLVAMVYEARPNVTADAAGICIRTGNACILRGGSLAYHSCAMIAELLADALEAKGFPREAVSMIESTDREATGELMKLRGIVDVLIPRGGAGLIQRCVRESLVPVIETGTGNCHIYVHESADFDKALNIIVNAKTQRVGVCNAAESLLVDRAVADSFLPAVVAVLHDHGVLIHGDEATCAACADAGLAEGDNYVAATEEDWGREYLALEMSVKVVANEDEAIAHINRYGTMHSEAIVAEDTDACECFLDAVDASAVYANASTRFTDGGEFGLGAEIGISTQKLHARGPFAAEALTTYKYKLRGTGQVRP, from the coding sequence ATGTCGGTCGATATAGCCACGTATGTCCACGATCTTGCCGTTGCCGCCAAGGCAGCGTCGGCCTCGCTTGCCACGGCGAGCGATGAGCAGCGCCAGGAGGCCGTGCGCGCCATGGCCGCAGCACTGCGCAACGGTGTCGACTCCATCGTCGCCGCCAACGAGCTCGACATGTCCGCCGCGCGCGATGCGGGCACTTCGGCCGGACTGCTCGATCGCCTGCTGCTGACGCCTGAGCGCGTCGAGGGCATGGCCGCCGGCCTGGAAAAGCTCGCCGAGCTGCCCGATCCCGTGGGCCGCGTGCTCGACCACCGCGTGCTTGCAAGCGGCGTGGACCTGACCCGTGTGAGTGTTCCGCTGGGCCTGGTCGCTATGGTCTACGAGGCGCGCCCCAACGTGACGGCCGACGCCGCAGGCATCTGCATCCGTACCGGCAACGCCTGCATTCTGCGCGGCGGCTCGCTGGCCTATCACTCGTGTGCCATGATCGCCGAGCTGCTGGCCGATGCGCTCGAGGCCAAGGGCTTCCCGCGCGAGGCCGTGTCGATGATCGAGTCCACCGACCGCGAGGCCACTGGCGAGCTCATGAAGCTCCGCGGCATTGTCGACGTACTCATTCCGCGCGGCGGTGCAGGCCTGATCCAGCGCTGCGTGCGCGAGTCGCTTGTGCCGGTGATCGAGACGGGCACTGGCAACTGCCACATCTACGTGCATGAATCCGCCGACTTTGATAAGGCGCTCAACATTATCGTTAATGCCAAGACCCAGCGCGTAGGCGTGTGCAATGCCGCCGAGTCGCTGCTGGTCGACCGTGCCGTGGCAGATTCGTTTTTGCCGGCGGTCGTTGCCGTGCTGCACGACCACGGCGTGCTCATTCACGGCGACGAGGCCACGTGCGCCGCATGTGCCGACGCTGGGCTTGCCGAGGGCGACAACTACGTCGCCGCGACTGAGGAGGACTGGGGTCGCGAGTACCTGGCTCTCGAGATGAGCGTGAAGGTCGTGGCAAACGAGGACGAGGCCATCGCACACATCAACCGCTACGGCACGATGCACTCCGAGGCCATCGTTGCCGAGGACACGGATGCTTGCGAGTGCTTCCTGGATGCGGTCGATGCCTCGGCCGTGTACGCCAACGCCAGCACGCGCTTCACCGACGGCGGCGAGTTTGGCCTGGGCGCCGAGATCGGCATCTCGACCCAAAAACTCCACGCCCGTGGCCCCTTTGCCGCCGAGGCCCTCACCACCTACAAATACAAGCTCCGCGGCACCGGCCAGGTCCGCCCCTAA
- a CDS encoding alpha/beta fold hydrolase — protein sequence MALITSYHVPGLYVEDHSIDVPLDWRGLEPMLLAVGSTMRRGAMPAPIAGAPESIKLFYRVVCAPDRINDDLPLLLFLQGGPGGESPRPLSPTSDGWIEEAVKHFRVVLPDQRGTGRSSCVDGRTIKALGDRATAAGADTARSQADFLKRHLASSIVRDFEYLRLVGFGGKPWVTLGQSYGGFLTLSYLSLFPEGVAASFTCGGIPHVPASASEVYAHTFPRMAAKTQQYYDRYPADVERVAALADALEAQKPVLPDGSPMTVERLQLMGSDFGMKPSFERMHWIIDHAFVDGDGTLTCGSSVSDSFLMRAFERTNTRTNPLYWTLQEFIYADGDTMPIGWAAAEEKAHRAEFDTLARPLMFTGEAMFPWMFEQMPELKPFKPAMDLLMEDTSWDKIYDPQRLACNEVPLQAAVYFDDMYVDSGLQLDTLSRVGNSHAWVTNEFEHDGLHGSVVFKYLFDEALNRGDLRRIF from the coding sequence ATGGCCCTCATCACTTCGTACCACGTCCCCGGCCTTTACGTCGAGGATCACAGCATCGACGTCCCCCTTGACTGGCGCGGCCTGGAGCCGATGCTCCTGGCCGTCGGCAGCACCATGCGCCGCGGCGCTATGCCGGCACCCATCGCCGGCGCGCCCGAGAGCATCAAGCTCTTCTACCGCGTGGTTTGCGCGCCCGACCGCATCAACGACGATCTGCCACTGCTCCTGTTTTTGCAGGGCGGCCCCGGCGGCGAGAGCCCGCGTCCGCTGTCGCCCACAAGCGACGGCTGGATCGAGGAGGCCGTCAAGCACTTCCGCGTGGTCCTTCCCGACCAGCGCGGCACCGGACGCAGCAGCTGCGTGGACGGACGCACGATCAAGGCACTGGGTGATCGCGCAACGGCCGCCGGCGCCGATACAGCACGCTCGCAGGCGGACTTCCTCAAGCGCCACCTCGCCAGCTCCATCGTGCGCGATTTTGAGTACCTGCGCCTAGTGGGCTTTGGAGGCAAGCCGTGGGTCACGCTCGGCCAAAGCTACGGCGGCTTTTTGACGCTGAGCTATCTGTCGCTCTTCCCCGAGGGCGTGGCGGCGAGCTTTACCTGCGGCGGCATCCCCCACGTGCCGGCGAGCGCCAGCGAGGTCTACGCGCACACCTTCCCGCGCATGGCCGCCAAGACGCAGCAGTATTACGACCGCTACCCCGCCGACGTCGAGCGCGTGGCAGCCCTGGCCGATGCGCTCGAAGCACAGAAGCCCGTGCTGCCCGACGGCTCGCCGATGACGGTCGAGCGCCTACAGCTCATGGGCAGCGACTTTGGCATGAAGCCGAGCTTTGAGCGCATGCATTGGATTATCGATCACGCTTTTGTTGACGGCGACGGCACGCTGACCTGCGGCTCCTCGGTATCCGACAGCTTTTTGATGCGCGCCTTCGAGCGCACCAACACGCGCACGAATCCGCTGTACTGGACGCTGCAGGAGTTCATATACGCCGACGGCGACACTATGCCCATTGGCTGGGCCGCGGCTGAAGAGAAGGCGCACCGCGCCGAGTTCGACACGCTCGCACGCCCGCTCATGTTTACCGGCGAGGCCATGTTCCCGTGGATGTTTGAGCAGATGCCCGAGCTTAAGCCGTTTAAGCCCGCCATGGACCTGCTGATGGAAGACACCAGCTGGGACAAGATCTACGACCCGCAGCGCCTGGCCTGCAACGAAGTTCCGCTCCAGGCCGCGGTGTATTTCGACGACATGTACGTGGATTCGGGCCTGCAGCTCGATACGCTCAGCCGCGTGGGCAACTCGCATGCCTGGGTGACCAACGAGTTCGAGCACGACGGCCTGCACGGCAGCGTGGTATTCAAGTACCTCTTCGACGAAGCCCTCAACCGCGGAGACCTGCGCCGGATCTTCTAG
- the trpS gene encoding tryptophan--tRNA ligase encodes MPNENSYEVALQKSNAIREGLAKTPEKFTMLTGDRPTGRLHLGHYFGTLKGRVELQNMGAKTNVLIADYQVITDRDTTEHIQDNVYNMVMDYLACGIDPDKTMIYAHSAVPAANQLMLPFLSLVSEAELARNPTVKAEMEASGHELTGLLLTYPVHQACDILFCKGNVVPVGRDQLPHIELTRTIARRFNNRYGKVFPEVDALLSETPLLPGLDGRKMSKSYGNAINISMTAEETAKRIKKSQTDSERMITFDPENRPGVSGLLSTAAICTGRSEVEIAEEIGMGGSGQLKKYVTEAVNEYFAPIRERRQRYENDLDYVKDVLHEGNRRANEIADQTLAEVQDAMGMVY; translated from the coding sequence ATGCCAAACGAGAACAGCTACGAAGTCGCGCTGCAAAAGAGCAACGCCATTCGCGAGGGCCTGGCCAAGACGCCCGAGAAGTTCACCATGCTCACCGGCGACCGCCCCACCGGCCGCCTGCACCTGGGCCACTACTTTGGCACCCTCAAGGGCCGCGTTGAGCTGCAGAACATGGGCGCCAAGACCAACGTGCTCATCGCCGACTACCAGGTCATCACCGACCGCGACACGACCGAGCACATCCAGGACAACGTGTACAACATGGTCATGGACTACCTTGCCTGCGGTATCGACCCCGACAAGACCATGATCTACGCGCACTCCGCCGTGCCCGCAGCAAACCAGCTCATGCTGCCGTTCCTGTCGCTGGTGTCCGAGGCCGAGCTGGCGCGCAACCCCACCGTCAAGGCCGAGATGGAGGCCTCGGGCCACGAGCTCACCGGTCTTCTGCTCACCTACCCGGTGCACCAGGCCTGCGACATTCTGTTCTGCAAGGGCAACGTCGTGCCCGTCGGTCGCGACCAGCTGCCGCACATCGAGCTCACCCGCACCATCGCCCGCCGCTTTAACAACCGCTACGGCAAGGTATTTCCCGAGGTCGACGCATTGCTGTCCGAGACCCCGCTGCTTCCCGGCCTTGACGGTCGCAAGATGAGCAAGAGCTACGGCAACGCCATCAATATCTCGATGACCGCCGAGGAGACGGCCAAACGCATCAAGAAGAGCCAGACCGACTCCGAGCGCATGATCACGTTCGACCCCGAAAACCGCCCCGGCGTGTCCGGCCTGCTTTCGACAGCCGCCATCTGCACCGGTCGCTCCGAGGTCGAGATTGCCGAGGAGATCGGCATGGGCGGCTCCGGCCAGCTCAAGAAGTACGTGACCGAGGCCGTCAACGAGTACTTCGCACCGATCCGCGAGCGTCGCCAGCGCTACGAGAACGATCTGGACTATGTGAAGGACGTCCTGCACGAGGGCAACCGTCGCGCCAACGAGATCGCCGATCAGACCCTGGCAGAGGTTCAGGACGCCATGGGCATGGTGTACTAG
- a CDS encoding MGMT family protein: protein MASEGFFERVYEVVEQIPEGMVATYGQVALLAGRPRSARYVGYALHSNPRPGQIPCHRVVFADGRICEGFAFGGPDAQRELLMGEGVTFADPMHVDLGACRWPAGL from the coding sequence ATGGCGTCTGAGGGCTTTTTTGAGCGGGTGTACGAGGTGGTCGAGCAGATTCCCGAGGGGATGGTCGCTACGTACGGTCAGGTGGCGCTGCTCGCCGGTCGTCCGCGGAGCGCGCGCTATGTGGGCTATGCGCTGCACAGCAACCCGCGCCCTGGCCAAATTCCCTGTCATCGCGTGGTGTTTGCCGACGGCCGTATCTGTGAGGGCTTTGCCTTTGGCGGCCCCGATGCTCAGCGTGAGCTCTTGATGGGGGAGGGCGTGACGTTTGCCGATCCCATGCACGTCGATCTGGGCGCCTGTCGCTGGCCTGCCGGGCTCTAG
- a CDS encoding IS1249 family transposase, whose translation MKAVYCPYCGGRTKRNGRTSSGSQRWRCTACGASTTVRYDDTATRLDEFLGWLLSKDSQAAMPGGGRSFRRRTAEFWEVWPMPVPDGELHRVLHVDGIWVARDLVVLICCSGERVVSWYMARSENSRAWSALMSPIPAPEVVVTDGGSGFAKAVRETWPRTRVQRCTFHAFSQVKRYTTTRPKLQAGRELYLIARDLMGIETLHQAELWVERYLDWCGFWADFLEDRTVVDGRRVYTHERLRRARSSLSSLVSAGTLFTYLDPALAKAGPLPSTNNMIEGGVNSQLRAVLRNHRGLTSVKRVKAVFWWCHAHSGDARTAREKLAAMPTDADIDFLFSVYSASPSREDGGPEWGDRAVWEDLHHRDPYPFWLD comes from the coding sequence ATGAAGGCCGTTTATTGCCCCTACTGCGGCGGTCGGACCAAGCGCAACGGCAGGACCTCATCGGGGTCCCAGCGGTGGAGGTGCACGGCCTGCGGCGCGTCGACGACGGTGAGGTACGACGACACGGCGACGAGGCTGGACGAGTTCCTCGGGTGGCTCCTCTCCAAGGACTCCCAGGCGGCGATGCCGGGCGGCGGGCGGTCCTTCAGGCGCAGGACGGCCGAGTTCTGGGAGGTCTGGCCGATGCCCGTCCCCGACGGCGAGCTGCACCGCGTGCTCCACGTCGACGGGATCTGGGTCGCGCGCGACCTCGTCGTGCTCATATGCTGCAGCGGCGAGAGGGTGGTCTCCTGGTACATGGCGAGGTCGGAGAACTCGAGGGCGTGGTCGGCCCTCATGTCGCCGATCCCGGCGCCCGAGGTGGTCGTCACCGACGGCGGGAGCGGGTTCGCCAAGGCCGTGCGCGAGACCTGGCCGCGCACCAGGGTCCAGAGGTGCACCTTCCACGCCTTCTCGCAGGTCAAGCGCTACACGACGACGCGGCCGAAGCTCCAGGCGGGGCGCGAGCTCTACCTCATCGCGCGCGACCTCATGGGCATCGAGACGCTGCACCAGGCCGAGCTCTGGGTCGAGCGCTACCTCGACTGGTGCGGGTTCTGGGCCGACTTCCTGGAGGACAGGACCGTGGTGGACGGCAGGAGGGTCTACACCCACGAGAGGCTGAGGCGGGCGCGCTCGTCGCTGTCGTCGCTGGTGTCGGCGGGGACGCTGTTCACCTACCTCGACCCCGCCCTAGCCAAGGCCGGCCCGCTGCCGTCGACCAACAACATGATCGAGGGAGGGGTGAACTCGCAGCTGAGGGCCGTCCTGCGCAACCACCGGGGGCTGACGTCGGTCAAGCGCGTGAAGGCGGTGTTCTGGTGGTGCCACGCGCACTCGGGGGACGCGAGGACGGCGCGCGAGAAGCTCGCCGCGATGCCGACCGACGCGGACATCGACTTCCTGTTCAGCGTCTACTCCGCCTCGCCGTCGCGCGAGGACGGAGGGCCGGAGTGGGGCGACAGGGCCGTGTGGGAGGACCTCCACCACAGGGACCCGTACCCGTTCTGGCTTGATTAA
- a CDS encoding nicotinate phosphoribosyltransferase, translated as MALTDISHPTDIAMLTDLYELTMAQGLWESGKANEQGCFTAFYRDHPFGSAYAVMCGTAELPELVENLRYTPEDIDYLASLQAPAGGAMFKPAFLDYLRNFRAHVNIDAVPEGELVFPREPMVRVTGPSLECQLLETALLNIVGFQTLVATKTARVVLAADGRPVAEFGLRRAQGPDGGLAVARASYVAGCSSTSNVLAGRRYGIPVFGTHAHSWVMSFDSELEAFRAFAKSSPKNCTLLIDTYDVREGCEHAITVAKEMEAAGERLSAIRIDSGDLAKLSKYVRGRFDAEGLPYVGISVSNDLDEYTIQSLLDQGAPIDSFGVGTKLATCYDQPALGGVYKLSARRASETDPWTPVVKLSEQPYKRTIPGVQRVRRYYDGFGGPVCDMIYDEDHLAGEGAARGNTLVAVNDAALVTDVSELEYRELLVPIVRDGSAVAPRESIEDARERCAWAIDHLDAAFKRFLYPQTYVVGMEQGLAQVRDELVRKNMAAASAFPWAK; from the coding sequence ATGGCTTTGACCGACATCTCGCATCCCACCGACATCGCAATGCTCACCGATCTGTACGAACTCACTATGGCCCAGGGCCTGTGGGAGAGCGGCAAGGCCAATGAGCAGGGTTGTTTTACGGCGTTTTACCGTGACCATCCCTTTGGCAGCGCGTATGCCGTCATGTGTGGCACCGCCGAGCTGCCCGAGCTGGTCGAGAACCTGCGCTATACGCCCGAGGACATCGACTACCTCGCTTCGCTCCAGGCTCCGGCCGGCGGCGCGATGTTCAAGCCTGCATTCCTCGACTACCTGCGCAACTTCCGTGCGCACGTGAACATTGACGCCGTGCCCGAGGGCGAGCTCGTGTTTCCGCGCGAGCCCATGGTGCGCGTCACCGGCCCGTCGCTGGAGTGCCAGCTGCTCGAGACCGCGCTGCTCAACATCGTCGGCTTCCAGACGCTCGTCGCCACCAAGACGGCGCGCGTGGTGCTGGCCGCCGATGGTCGCCCCGTCGCCGAGTTTGGCCTGCGTCGCGCCCAGGGTCCCGATGGCGGCCTGGCTGTTGCGCGCGCGAGCTACGTGGCCGGCTGCTCGTCCACGTCTAACGTGCTTGCCGGGCGCCGCTACGGCATCCCCGTCTTTGGCACACACGCGCACAGCTGGGTGATGAGCTTCGATTCCGAGCTTGAGGCCTTCCGTGCGTTTGCCAAGTCGAGCCCCAAGAACTGTACGCTGCTCATTGACACCTACGACGTGCGCGAGGGCTGCGAGCATGCCATTACGGTTGCCAAGGAGATGGAGGCGGCGGGCGAGCGCCTGTCGGCTATTCGCATTGACTCAGGCGACCTGGCTAAGTTGTCCAAGTATGTCCGCGGCCGTTTTGACGCCGAGGGCCTGCCCTATGTGGGGATTTCGGTCTCCAACGACCTGGACGAGTACACGATCCAGTCGCTGCTCGACCAGGGCGCGCCCATCGATAGCTTTGGCGTTGGCACCAAGCTCGCGACCTGCTACGATCAGCCAGCGCTGGGCGGCGTGTACAAGCTTTCGGCCCGCCGCGCGAGCGAGACGGACCCGTGGACGCCGGTGGTGAAGCTCTCCGAGCAGCCCTACAAGCGCACGATTCCCGGCGTGCAGCGCGTGCGCCGTTATTACGATGGCTTTGGCGGCCCGGTCTGCGACATGATCTATGACGAGGATCATCTGGCGGGGGAGGGCGCCGCGCGCGGCAATACCCTTGTGGCCGTGAACGATGCCGCCCTGGTGACCGATGTGTCCGAGCTTGAGTATCGCGAGCTGCTGGTGCCGATCGTACGCGATGGCAGTGCGGTAGCCCCGCGCGAGAGCATCGAGGACGCACGCGAGCGCTGTGCTTGGGCAATCGATCATCTGGACGCGGCTTTCAAGCGCTTCCTGTATCCGCAGACCTACGTGGTGGGCATGGAACAGGGCTTGGCCCAGGTGCGCGACGAACTCGTGCGCAAGAACATGGCCGCGGCTTCGGCCTTCCCCTGGGCAAAATGA
- a CDS encoding MraY family glycosyltransferase — protein MASSPSYIPYLCVAAAAFITTFLAVPLVKRLAIKLDAVDYPSKRRINTKPIPRLGGTAVFLGLVVACIVQILGTWYLGWPPVLVPHPRLHISYPMLALSFTVIFATGAIDDVFQLKPKQKLAGQVLAALIACMGGLKIGVIVNPFAPGEIMLGWLAYPITVIYLVAFTNIINLIDGLDGLATGICGIASFTMFSMAVLSGRIDAAALSIALFGACLAFLRYNFNPASIFLGDSGSLLLGFALGSISLLNVSRTAALTSLIIPLIVAGVPIIDTFSAIVRRKRAHISIGQADKGHIHHRLIQEGYNQKQAVLLIYAWCIMLSAGAAAINQVEVPMRVLIFTVLAIGSAAFAKHLHLFEPVLRHHYNKRTHEDELVTPDDPAFKQEEQAAEERKEERHHKL, from the coding sequence ATGGCTTCATCCCCGAGCTACATACCGTACCTATGCGTGGCAGCGGCGGCCTTTATCACGACCTTCCTCGCGGTGCCCCTGGTCAAGCGCTTGGCAATTAAGCTCGATGCCGTCGACTATCCTTCTAAGCGCCGCATCAACACCAAGCCCATCCCGCGTTTGGGCGGAACGGCGGTGTTTTTGGGCCTGGTCGTTGCCTGCATTGTGCAAATCCTAGGCACCTGGTACCTGGGCTGGCCGCCCGTTTTGGTGCCGCACCCGCGCCTTCACATTAGCTATCCCATGCTGGCGCTCTCCTTTACCGTCATCTTTGCGACCGGCGCTATCGACGACGTCTTCCAGCTCAAGCCCAAGCAAAAGCTGGCCGGACAGGTCCTCGCCGCGCTTATCGCCTGCATGGGCGGCCTAAAAATCGGCGTCATCGTCAACCCGTTTGCCCCCGGCGAAATCATGCTCGGATGGCTCGCCTACCCCATCACCGTGATCTATCTGGTGGCATTCACCAACATCATTAACCTCATCGACGGCCTTGACGGCCTGGCGACGGGTATCTGCGGCATCGCGTCGTTCACCATGTTTTCGATGGCCGTTCTCTCGGGCCGCATCGACGCCGCCGCGCTCTCCATTGCGCTCTTTGGCGCCTGTCTGGCCTTTTTGCGCTACAACTTCAACCCCGCAAGCATCTTCTTGGGCGACTCGGGGTCGCTGCTTCTGGGCTTTGCGCTGGGCTCCATCTCGCTGCTCAACGTGAGCCGCACCGCCGCGCTCACCTCGCTCATCATCCCGCTCATCGTTGCCGGCGTGCCCATCATCGACACGTTTAGCGCCATTGTGCGCCGCAAGCGCGCCCACATTAGCATCGGGCAGGCCGACAAAGGCCACATCCACCACCGCCTGATCCAAGAAGGCTACAACCAAAAACAGGCTGTGCTGCTCATCTATGCCTGGTGCATTATGCTTTCGGCCGGCGCCGCCGCGATTAACCAGGTCGAGGTGCCCATGCGCGTGCTCATCTTTACCGTGCTCGCCATTGGCTCGGCGGCCTTTGCCAAGCATCTACATCTGTTTGAGCCCGTACTGCGCCACCATTACAACAAGCGCACGCACGAGGACGAGCTGGTCACCCCCGACGACCCCGCTTTTAAGCAGGAGGAGCAGGCAGCCGAGGAGCGCAAAGAAGAGCGCCACCACAAGCTCTAG
- a CDS encoding radical SAM protein, with protein sequence MPMSLTELFSPACHLCPRRCGAARDEGAHGVCGANDTLKVARAALHMWEEPPISGEAGSGTIFFSGCSLKCVYCQNHEISTGNFGLEITPQRLVEIMLELQDQGANNINLVTATHYAHLLPSAIAAARERGLDIPIVYNTSGYERASAVAALGDLVDVWLTDFKYADAELAQSLSHIQDYPRVAVSGLAQMSREIERRGGELVDEDGLMKRGIIVRHLVLPGHADDSCRVLDLVWQTVGDVPISVMNQYTPNALMREQGGELARAVTREEYEQVLDHADDLGFTTMFWQEGGAVDESFTPAFDTTGVLTSAQTS encoded by the coding sequence ATGCCGATGTCGTTGACCGAACTTTTTTCGCCCGCCTGCCATTTGTGTCCGCGCCGTTGCGGTGCGGCGCGCGATGAGGGCGCGCACGGCGTCTGCGGTGCTAACGACACGCTCAAGGTGGCCCGCGCCGCGCTTCATATGTGGGAGGAGCCGCCCATCTCGGGCGAGGCCGGCTCGGGCACGATTTTCTTTAGCGGTTGCTCGCTCAAATGCGTCTACTGCCAAAACCACGAGATCTCGACGGGCAATTTCGGTCTTGAGATTACGCCCCAGCGTTTGGTCGAGATTATGCTGGAGCTGCAGGACCAGGGTGCCAACAACATCAACCTGGTGACGGCGACGCATTATGCTCACCTGCTGCCGTCCGCGATTGCCGCAGCGCGGGAGCGCGGGCTGGACATCCCGATCGTCTACAACACGAGCGGCTATGAGCGGGCGAGTGCCGTGGCTGCGCTCGGCGATCTGGTCGATGTGTGGCTTACGGACTTTAAATATGCCGATGCCGAGCTTGCGCAGTCGCTCTCTCATATTCAGGACTACCCGCGTGTGGCCGTGTCGGGCCTGGCTCAGATGTCGCGCGAGATTGAGCGCCGCGGGGGAGAGCTGGTGGACGAGGACGGGCTCATGAAGCGCGGCATCATCGTGCGTCATCTGGTGCTGCCGGGTCATGCGGACGATTCGTGTCGCGTGCTGGATCTGGTGTGGCAGACGGTGGGCGACGTGCCGATCTCGGTCATGAACCAGTACACGCCCAATGCGCTCATGCGCGAGCAGGGCGGCGAGTTGGCACGCGCCGTGACGCGCGAGGAGTACGAGCAGGTGCTCGACCATGCCGACGACCTGGGCTTTACGACGATGTTCTGGCAAGAAGGCGGCGCGGTAGACGAGAGCTTTACCCCGGCGTTCGACACCACCGGCGTTCTTACTAGTGCCCAAACCAGCTAA